DNA from Rubripirellula lacrimiformis:
CTTCGCCCCATTTGACGTGGAATGTCCATGAAGGCCGAGAGGTCATCGTTGATGATGTCCTTTCGCGTCAGCGTGAGCAGCTGGCCATACGTATCCGCCTGATTGGTATACTTCTGCTCCGAAAGCTTGCCGTGCTTTAGTTCGCCATCGGGAGCGACAGGCTCGAAACCGCCCGTGCCCAGCAACCGGAACCGCGAGACTTCTTTGAAGTCGCTCACGCTGCCCACACTGCACAGATCGTATGCGGCGATCTGCGTGGTTTCATAAGCGGCCAGCAACGTTTTGTTCATCACATTCTCAAGGATTCCCGGTAGGCTCATTGTCGAGAAGCCAGCCTGAATCGTGACGCGGCCGTCGCCAAACACGCGTGGGACGTCATGTCCTTCGAGTCGTGCACATTCCGCAACCAATTCACGCAAACCAATCTGCCCCATCGGCTGCGCCAGGTCGAGCGTGCGTTCTCCGTAGCTGGCCAGCAGGGTTTTCTCCTCGATACCCACCGACATGCAGGCAGCTGCCTCGAGGACTTCGCGAGTGCAACTTGGGCGGACCGAAGATTGCTCTGGCGCGGAGGGGCGTTCATTGCGTAGCACAACAAGCTCCGTCTTAGTCACACTCCACCCCTGTTCGATCGCATCGGCTTCGATCTCCGTATGTTTGCCTTCGCATACTTTGCGAATGCCAGCGATGCGTCGCGACTCTGAAGCAGCTTCGGCACGCATGTCTTCTACAGGTGTGCGAGGCTGAGGGGATCGAGGTTTCGGATTGACATTCAAGCTTGCATTGACCGGTTCGAGTTCATCCGTGTCGTCCGTTGTGTCATCTGGCTCCTCGCTTTCTGCGGCTAGGCCGGCTGCGACTCGGGCCTCGGTATCATCGTCGGCGCCCAGGGCCACGAACGAGACTTCGCCAAGGGTGCTTTTGCGAGCGACATAGACGGGACCGGCAAACTCACGACCGTTCGCCTTGGTCGACTTTCCCTCGGGAATGAATACGACCTTGTCGGCACTTGCACCGAGCGATGCCTGCCACGGAAATCCGTTCTCGCTGGTTGCGATTACTTCCTGAGCCGTTGATCCAACGCCCGAGATCACGCCAGAGACTTCCAGCGTTGCTTCGCTAACACGGATGTCATCGGTGTGGCCGACAATGCTGCCGCGATCATGGTCTTTCAGAATTGGTCGACTCTTGCGAGCCACACGCATGCCGGTCAGATCAACAACGACTGGATGGGGCCAGCCGCCGAGTCGCATCGCGCCACCGGTGTAAGCGGTCATGGAGAACTTGCGAAGCGCAGGTTTTCCCTCGCTGGCCGACTCGGCTGCTTGCAGGGTAATCGTTGCGGCATCGTCACAAACAATACGGAGACTGCTAGGAGTCCCATCCTCGCTTGCTTCAAGTCGCTTGTTGGACGGTTTGTTCTTGGTCGTCGTGGTCATCCTTGTCCTCATGAACATCGGTGTCAACAGAATTTGAATCGAGCGAGAGTCCAAGCTGGTGCATCAGCTCCAGTTCCTTGGCACGTTGTTTAAGTTCCGTCTCCCAATCACGACCCTGCCGCGCAAATTCGATGGCCAGAGTAGTCGTATGATTCGAGAGACGGATCTTTTGGGCGTTGGCTTCCTTGGCAGGATCGACATGGTCGAATCCATCCCACATCCACGCTCTTTGGAACGTAGAATCGAGTGTGCGAAGCGAGTTCGGCAGATAGCCTTCGATGAGAATGGCTTCGCGAAGCCAAGCGTTCAGGATGCGATCTAACACAGTGCGAGCAAGCTGTGCCTGCTCAACGCGGATCGACTTAAAGTAAGTTTGGTGGTCGAGTCGCCCACTGGCGTAGTTGTAGCCCGACGAATTTCCGGCAGCGACGTTGAACGGCATATTCAGACAACGAGCGATCTCGTTGAGAATCTCTTTCTTGAACTCTGCATAAGTCGTACTCGGTTGCTCGCTTCTCATTTGAGCCATCTTCCAGCCACCAGGCATCGTGAGCAGCATTCGCTTCTCAAGTTCGATTGGCTCGAATGGTTCCGCAGCGTCGGCCTCACCATTGGCCGGCGCGTCGGTGTAGAGAATCCCAGCGAAGTCGGCGGCCGTTTCTGCAGCGGCGAGCACCGCGAGAGTGAACCGGCGAAGTTGTGCGAATAATGGAAGTGCCGGCGTGATATCGGGGATGCCGCGAATCTGTCCTGGTCGATCACAGCGGAAGTAGTGCAGCACAGCAGCGGCCGGCACCGTGTCAAACTGCTCGTCAATCGTGAACGTCACATCGCCAGGATGTTCGCGAAGCACGTCGTAGCTGAGCGGGTTTCCGTCGGCATCGAATTGGATTCCGTCGATATAGCGAGAGCGGTCTGCGACCAACGTCGGCGAGGCCACTTGGTCGGCTTCGATCAATCGCACGTCGAGCTTCACAGTCGAGTCAACTCGCTCGTTGCTGGTCAGCAAACCAAACGATTCGCCGTCCGAAACGCGGGCGAGCCGCATCGTCCGCAGCTTTTCCGCCAGACCCACTGCCTCGGCCCAAGCAAAGAACTCCGCTTCGACAAAACGATTCGCGGCATCATCCGGCGTCAGCATTTGCAAACGTGGCCCAGTGCCAACGACATCATTCGCCAGCGTCAACGTGATCCCGCGAGCGTAGCTGTTATTTGCGACCTCGTATCGTGACCGATTGCGAAGCGTTCGCCGAACATCAGGACTATTCGCGGCGGCGGACGACAGACCATCGGCTCGCGACCAATGTTTCATGTTGTCGAGCGTCGTATTCGCGGCGTCGTACTTCGCACGAAGCCGCGAAAAGAAGGGCTGCCGGAGTGAGCGTCCCGGCGCGGATGAAGAGCGGGAAGCTCCGCCGCGCCATGCTTGCTCGATAATCCCTGACAACATCTGCAACATCCGTGTTGGTTTCCTATTGCCGTCCCCGGCAGCCCTGTGCTCATCGCAAAACGAAAGAAAGATCAGCCAGCCGACGGCGGCACGATCTTGTTAAAACGCAATCCACGATTCGGCTTACGAACCGCGTCCTTGCCAGCGAGATGCTTGTCCGCAGCGATTTGCTCCGTCAGCTTATGCTGCTCAACGGAACCTGCATCACCGGACGCCTTTGCAGGTCCAACAGCGTTGTCACGGATCACATCTTTCAACTCTTCAGGCATGGTTCACGTTTGATTTGAAACATTGCTTCATCCCTGGTTACCTATGCCGTAGGAGGTGAGACTTGTACGCGAATATTCAGAAAGGCCCGATTTAGTTCCGTTTTCGCTTTTGCAGTTCCTTGAAACTGACTCGCTCGCGTCGGCGGGTTGGTTCCACATCTGTGCCAAAGAGCAACGCACCCTGCATGGATGCAGCGACGGCACAGCCGACGAGGCAGTCGAGCCAGTGGTTGTCGGGTTGTTCGGGGCGAGCTTTCCATTCGTCGACAGTCCGACCACGGCCTTCGGTTTTGATGAAGTACTCGGCGGTGATTTGTTCGGCGAACATGCGATGCGTCTCGGCTTGGTTGCCGTAAACGGACAGGCAACCACGATCGCCCATTGCGACCGCGAGCCTCGCGTGAGTGAACGACTTCCACCAATTCGTGTCGTAGATGATGTGGCGAATCGCACGTTTCCCGTGGACGCTGGGGATTCGCCAGTTCAAACCCACACGGTCGCCGGGGCGGCGTTTGTATTCGCTGAATGGATTCGAGGACGCACCGACGAAACGACCATGCGAAGGCAATAGGATCGAAGCGTGTGGGCTTTGCCGGCAGAATTGATAGACCACATTTGTCGAGTGACCCCAGTTCGCATCAATCAAGCACCGTCCGATCTTCATTGCCGCGCCATCGTCACGTTGCCATTCACGGCCAAGTAAATCTTCGGTGAGTGATTCGAGGCCGGCATAGATACTGCCCTCGAGTCCCGTGCCGTCCGCGGCGGTTGCCAGCGTGTGGCGTGCATCGCGAAGCGTGTAATACGCTCGGTTTTGATCGGGGTACGCTCCATAGTCGAGAACGTAGCCCGTGAAATCGTCTTCCCAGGCGGCAACGACATAGAACAAAAGCTTTTGCTGCACGTCAATGAACGCGGTGAGATGGTTAGCCGAAATCGGAACGCAGCGCCGTTCGAGTCCGTTGATTTTGCCAGCTACCTGCTCGGCCGTGAGTTGGTCGGCATCGACGCGTTCTTCGGGTAGCGGCTCGTTTTGGTATTCGGCGAAGAACGCGGCTTCGTCTTGAAGCTTCAGGTTCATCGCGTGCTGGATCGCGGACAGCTCGTCGTGATTGAAACGTTCTTTCCAGGCGACGTCGGCACCTTCGTCCATTGCATCGCGGTTTTGACGATAGAACTCGGTGCCGGCCGCGCCGCCGTCGCCGGCGCGCAGACCCTCGGCACGGATTTCTGCGTAGCGTTCCCATAGCGTTTCATTTGTTGGGAATGAGTTCACCATTCGCGTTCGCGCACCGTTCCATTCCGGATGTTTGTCGCGATCGAGAATGTTGTCGGCCATGTCGCCGGGCCGAATGATGGTGCATGGCATGATGCCAGAGATCTTTTTGCCGGGGCCAGCGAGTCCGAGGACCGCGCCGGCGAGGATCGCTTCGCGATTGGCGCATTGCGAAAGCGAACGAGCCGACTCGTCCGTTTGCGGGTCATCCAGCACGACTAGCGAAGGCCGAACCGTTCGGCCATCGGGCCGCTTGAACTTCATTCCGCGGATGCGTCCGGTCAAACCGGCAACCTTGATGATCGCACCGCTCGCTTTGCTGTCGGCAATTGTCGGCAAGACGACCTCTTTCGCCGTCCATCCGATCTGCGTGCGTTTGCCTTGGTATAGCTGTCCGTTGGCGCGGTTAGAGATACCGTCCAATGCCTGAATCGGAAAGCAGACTTCCGGATAGTCGGCCAACAGTAATTCGTTGGCATCGAGTTCCGTTTTGATCGAGTCGAGCATATCGCAGGCGTGGCCTTCGTCGCTGCCGATCAAGCAGACGAAGTCGCGATAGCCATTAAGCACCGCCCAAATACACGCAACCTCAGCCAGCGAACTCTTGCCGCTACCACGAGCCATCGCCAGTGAGAACAGACCTCCACGAACGACCGCTTCTTCGATTCGTTCCATCACCTTCAAGTGATCCGGCGACCATTGCAAATGAAACGTCAGCGAGAAATACGCTTCGCAGAAGTAACGAAAACTACCGGCGGCCTTTGCTTTGCGCTGCGGGTCTTCAATCACCGGCAGGTCACCGATGTCGCGACCGGCCAATGCGATCGCTGCATTGCGGGCACGGGCTTTATCTTTGACTTTGCCGTAAGGATCCTCGTCGGCCGGTAGCTTCGGACGGTGGCGTTCTTCGACTAGCCAAGCAGTGAACCGGAGAAGATCGACGTGCGTGCCGTCTCCGATGCGATTGCCGGCTCGCGTTCGATAGCGATAGAGCTGGCGTTCGTTAATCACCTCACCGAGCGGCGTGCTATTGAGCGTTCGGCAGCACTCGCTCGGTTTCATTCGTCGCGGGTCAGTCGCCACGGTGCATCTCCTGTAAGAGCCAAGCGGTGTAGACGACCAGGTTGATCGTGCCGTCAACGTTTGTCGGTGCACCGGCTTCTAGGTCGGCGGCGATTTGTTCGTCCGGAACGCGCTGTCGGTACGCATTGCTCAACAACTTTGAAAGTTGCTCGACCGAAAGTTTCGTGGGGTCAACATTCTCTCGTTTGCCTTCCATGACGGGATCCGTGGGTTGGTTCGCGACACGCCGCACACGTCGGCGACTGTCGCGTTTGTTTGCATGTTTGGCATCGTCGGCCGCATGTTTGGGCCGGCGACGTTGGGCCAAAAGTGGCGGCGTGTGCGGGTGAAAAGAAACCTGGGAATTACTGAAACATTACTTCCGAACTTCG
Protein-coding regions in this window:
- a CDS encoding phage portal protein, whose amino-acid sequence is MKHWSRADGLSSAAANSPDVRRTLRNRSRYEVANNSYARGITLTLANDVVGTGPRLQMLTPDDAANRFVEAEFFAWAEAVGLAEKLRTMRLARVSDGESFGLLTSNERVDSTVKLDVRLIEADQVASPTLVADRSRYIDGIQFDADGNPLSYDVLREHPGDVTFTIDEQFDTVPAAAVLHYFRCDRPGQIRGIPDITPALPLFAQLRRFTLAVLAAAETAADFAGILYTDAPANGEADAAEPFEPIELEKRMLLTMPGGWKMAQMRSEQPSTTYAEFKKEILNEIARCLNMPFNVAAGNSSGYNYASGRLDHQTYFKSIRVEQAQLARTVLDRILNAWLREAILIEGYLPNSLRTLDSTFQRAWMWDGFDHVDPAKEANAQKIRLSNHTTTLAIEFARQGRDWETELKQRAKELELMHQLGLSLDSNSVDTDVHEDKDDHDDQEQTVQQAT
- a CDS encoding phage major capsid protein produces the protein MTTTTKNKPSNKRLEASEDGTPSSLRIVCDDAATITLQAAESASEGKPALRKFSMTAYTGGAMRLGGWPHPVVVDLTGMRVARKSRPILKDHDRGSIVGHTDDIRVSEATLEVSGVISGVGSTAQEVIATSENGFPWQASLGASADKVVFIPEGKSTKANGREFAGPVYVARKSTLGEVSFVALGADDDTEARVAAGLAAESEEPDDTTDDTDELEPVNASLNVNPKPRSPQPRTPVEDMRAEAASESRRIAGIRKVCEGKHTEIEADAIEQGWSVTKTELVVLRNERPSAPEQSSVRPSCTREVLEAAACMSVGIEEKTLLASYGERTLDLAQPMGQIGLRELVAECARLEGHDVPRVFGDGRVTIQAGFSTMSLPGILENVMNKTLLAAYETTQIAAYDLCSVGSVSDFKEVSRFRLLGTGGFEPVAPDGELKHGKLSEQKYTNQADTYGQLLTLTRKDIINDDLSAFMDIPRQMGRSGAESIDEMFFTLLLGNSPAFFSAGNSNLLTGVDTKFGPDSLTAAKTTFRKQKAGPGTKPKDQKPINLRPEFLVVPVELETEAELLMGSSQLMIDASGTPTKIPVDNPHRNKYRVVSTPHLSDSYYGGASGKAWYLFANPKVLPAFEIVFLNGRRTPVIERVEMPPNMLGMGFRSYIDFGVNSQDPRAAVKVTGEA
- a CDS encoding terminase gpA endonuclease subunit encodes the protein MATDPRRMKPSECCRTLNSTPLGEVINERQLYRYRTRAGNRIGDGTHVDLLRFTAWLVEERHRPKLPADEDPYGKVKDKARARNAAIALAGRDIGDLPVIEDPQRKAKAAGSFRYFCEAYFSLTFHLQWSPDHLKVMERIEEAVVRGGLFSLAMARGSGKSSLAEVACIWAVLNGYRDFVCLIGSDEGHACDMLDSIKTELDANELLLADYPEVCFPIQALDGISNRANGQLYQGKRTQIGWTAKEVVLPTIADSKASGAIIKVAGLTGRIRGMKFKRPDGRTVRPSLVVLDDPQTDESARSLSQCANREAILAGAVLGLAGPGKKISGIMPCTIIRPGDMADNILDRDKHPEWNGARTRMVNSFPTNETLWERYAEIRAEGLRAGDGGAAGTEFYRQNRDAMDEGADVAWKERFNHDELSAIQHAMNLKLQDEAAFFAEYQNEPLPEERVDADQLTAEQVAGKINGLERRCVPISANHLTAFIDVQQKLLFYVVAAWEDDFTGYVLDYGAYPDQNRAYYTLRDARHTLATAADGTGLEGSIYAGLESLTEDLLGREWQRDDGAAMKIGRCLIDANWGHSTNVVYQFCRQSPHASILLPSHGRFVGASSNPFSEYKRRPGDRVGLNWRIPSVHGKRAIRHIIYDTNWWKSFTHARLAVAMGDRGCLSVYGNQAETHRMFAEQITAEYFIKTEGRGRTVDEWKARPEQPDNHWLDCLVGCAVAASMQGALLFGTDVEPTRRRERVSFKELQKRKRN